In the Deinococcus ficus genome, one interval contains:
- a CDS encoding glycosyltransferase family 2 protein, producing MIRTLELLILVYFTLLNLLYAVAVYVSARELGRHMSRRQSVGLSELLSREFYKPVSILVPAYGEEETIRASVDSFLALHYPEFEVVVVNDGSKDATLERLIEAYDLMPTERNAPRALHTQPVRQVYRSALHPNLTVVDKENGGKADALNVGLTYATFPLFCAVDADSLLEAEALLRLARRFVENEQLVAAGGSVRVMNGARLDSGRVVELRLPDRWVERFQVVEYARAFLAGRTTFSAAGVLLIISGAFGLFRRSEVIEIGGFLEGTVGEDMELVLRLHRRMREAGRPYDVEFDLDPVCWTQAPDTWAVLGRQRDRWQRGLWEGLLRHRRLWFNPRYGRIGLVAFPYYLLFEALSPVVEVFGYAFMLFLAVTGQLEWTFVVLFLLLALMYGTVVSVAALSIELFMRVRFERPRDRLMLLLTALLENFGYRQWHAWVRFRATLKLGQKRGQWGAMTRQSIQARDPAPAKAPGGAREGPDGP from the coding sequence GTGATCCGCACGCTCGAACTTCTGATTCTGGTGTACTTCACGCTGCTGAACCTGCTGTACGCCGTGGCGGTGTACGTCTCCGCGCGGGAACTGGGCCGCCACATGAGCCGCCGGCAGAGCGTGGGCCTGTCCGAACTCCTCAGCCGCGAGTTCTACAAACCGGTCAGCATCCTGGTCCCGGCGTACGGTGAGGAGGAAACCATCCGCGCGTCGGTGGATTCCTTCCTGGCGCTGCACTACCCGGAGTTCGAGGTGGTCGTCGTGAATGACGGCAGCAAGGACGCCACCCTGGAGCGCCTGATCGAGGCGTACGACCTGATGCCCACCGAACGCAACGCGCCCCGCGCCCTGCACACCCAGCCGGTGCGGCAGGTGTACCGCAGCGCGCTGCACCCCAACCTGACGGTGGTGGACAAGGAGAACGGGGGGAAGGCCGACGCCCTGAACGTGGGCCTGACCTACGCCACCTTCCCGCTGTTCTGCGCCGTGGACGCCGACAGTCTGCTGGAGGCCGAGGCGCTGCTGCGTCTGGCGCGGCGTTTCGTGGAAAACGAGCAGCTGGTTGCGGCCGGCGGCAGCGTGCGCGTCATGAATGGAGCGCGGCTGGACAGCGGGCGCGTGGTGGAGCTCCGGCTTCCGGACCGCTGGGTGGAGCGCTTTCAGGTCGTGGAGTACGCCCGGGCGTTCCTGGCGGGCCGCACCACCTTCAGCGCGGCGGGCGTGCTGCTGATCATCTCCGGCGCGTTCGGGCTGTTCCGCCGCAGCGAGGTCATCGAGATCGGGGGCTTCCTGGAAGGCACGGTGGGGGAGGACATGGAACTCGTGCTGCGCCTGCACCGCCGCATGCGCGAGGCCGGCCGGCCTTATGACGTGGAATTTGACCTGGACCCGGTGTGCTGGACGCAGGCGCCCGACACCTGGGCGGTGCTGGGCCGGCAGCGGGACCGCTGGCAGCGCGGCCTGTGGGAGGGCCTGCTGCGGCACCGGCGCCTGTGGTTCAACCCCCGCTACGGCCGGATCGGGCTGGTGGCCTTCCCGTATTACCTGCTGTTCGAGGCGCTGAGCCCGGTCGTCGAGGTGTTCGGGTATGCGTTCATGCTGTTCCTGGCGGTGACCGGGCAGCTGGAGTGGACGTTCGTGGTGCTGTTCCTGCTGCTGGCGCTGATGTACGGCACGGTGGTGAGCGTGGCGGCGCTGTCCATCGAACTGTTCATGCGCGTGCGGTTCGAGCGGCCCCGGGACCGGCTGATGCTGCTGCTCACGGCGCTGCTGGAGAACTTCGGGTACCGGCAGTGGCACGCCTGGGTGCGCTTCCGGGCCACCCTGAAACTCGGGCAGAAGCGCGGGCAGTGGGGCGCCATGACCCGCCAGAGCATCCAGGCGCGTGACCCGGCGCCGGCCAAAGCTCCGGGCGGCGCACGGGAGGGCCCGGACGGTCCCTGA